The segment TCAGGACCCTTAGTCCATGATTATAGTACTTAAGAGCAGCATAAATACCTGATATCCATTCCATTCAGGATTTGGGGGAGGAACACCTTGAGTTGGTGAAAACATGATAGGCACAAATGGAGCAGGCTCATTCAATGCTCTTGGTGAAGACCAAGATGCCATATTTGATTGTGATGCACCTTGTAATGGAACAGATCCCCCATTTCCATATCCTGAAGGAGGTTCATATCCCCCTGCAGCTGTAGGATCAGGATGATTAAACCTGCAGTTTGCTCCATACTTGCATGAGCCAGTCCGCATGTAGTAGGGACACTCTTTCTCTCCCTGTAAGGAATCAAGAATCATGGTGCGAAGTTGCTTCTATAGAAATTGATTAACGAAACTAATTACATTCTCAAAGTGATACATAAGTAATACCATTCGGATTGGCAGGCCAAGAAAGTTGAGCTCTAGAACTGGAACTGCAGAAGGTTTAGCCTTCGTGTGATTATATCTACAAGCTTTTCCAAACTTACATCCCCCTGTCCTCAGGTAATACTGCAACAAACTCAAAAAGGGAACCGTAACACCAAAAGTACTATTACTAGTAAGGATGCATGATGAACCAACTTAAACAGTTTAGTACaacacgaaaaaaaaaaacatgcctCTGATATCTAGAAATGTTGCTTTCTAGAAAAGGAATAGATAGCCTTAACAAAAACAACATACACGAGAAAAATGGCAATTTAGTCATTTAAAACTCTCATATCCCACactattttttgtaaataacaTTACTAGATAACAGTTGATGCAATATTCAactatatgataaaaaaatttgacttCAAACAGATGTGGATGCCTAAGCCATCCCAATTTATTTCATACTCAAATTAGAAAATGTCAACAGGGACTCAAAGCAATGCTAGAAGCCATGGACTGTAGGTCCTAGTCAgtgattttcaaattattccTAAGCAAGTGTTAAAGATAAACGAATAAATTCTTTGGGACTGGGTTAGTGTTTATCGGGGAATCGTCCCTTATCGATGTTGGActttttgaattgtttaggCTCTAGGTAGGGCACAGTTGCTGTTTTTTGTGCCTTCGCGTCGTTTTTTGGCCTTTTGGCTTCTTTGAATACATCATGTAATATATACCTtcctgttttttctttcattgataATACGATTTTTacttacctataaaaaaaataaaaaattcaacagTATCATCATTAAAATACATCAAACCTAGGTGTTGGACTTCTTCTGCTCTAATGGTTTCTCCTAATGCCATGGATATTGTAGTGATTATGCCAAACTTGGTAAATGGTATACCCATTTCTCAAAAGCATTAATTTAAGTTAGATTAAATTTTCACTACTACTTCTCTATATAAAAACCAGACTGAGGATTATTCTTTTAAGGAACAATATTAGGCAATAGATTTTCGCAATTAACAAGCCACAATATAACCAGAAAAATTCTGTCCATGATTTTATGTGCATAACAGCTAACTATGCTGAACAGTTTTACTAGACAAAGAAAGTCAGACAAGAAAGAAATGTGCTAACAATAATGCTTGCTAGTAAAAAGCAGCATTCCTCAGATTGTCATTTACATCATTGGCAGCCATGGCCAGAAGAGGTGTCAAAACATACCTAGGTAACAGTTCAGTTAGAAATGTAAATTATTCCATAACAGTTTCTCAAGTGGAAGCATAAAAGGAATTCAATTGCCAGCAACccagttttctttttgtttttttgataggtaagcaacccagttttcttttttttttttttttttttatataggtaaGCAAACTGGTTTTCTTGTACAGTCATCTCAAGAATCACGGATTCTACTTGGCCATGCATGAGGTGTCTGCCTGTAGGACCATCTAACATACTTGAGTGCTTAGATTAGGATCTACCATGCcacatcatttttttcttagagCTTTGCTAACCCTTTTAAGTCAGCGAAGAGGTTGATCCAACCATCAAAACAGCATTAAGACATACTAATGTTGCCTGTGTTTGTGTTAAACTATATAGACTGTGCTTAAAGGATATTTCCTCATACAGTGGATAAACTCTTTACAAAGCTGTAAAAGCCTTCAATAACTAGGGTCTAAGAAGTTCTCTGCCGGATTCTAAGCATGTATTACAGTTTAATAGTTAAGTATTCATCCATAACAAATGTCACACCTAGTTGAATCTGTTCCAGATTAAAGGTGAATGTGCAAAGGAGTGAGATCGAAACATGGAAATTGTCACAGTTTTGgcagcattttttttttttttttttttttttttttttttgatagtaTCACAGTTTTGGCAGCATTGCTTGGGGATAAAGTGGGTAAATTGCCATCTTTGCCATTGAATGCTTCTTTTAAGTCTAAAGCTGTTTGAGACCAATGGTGGACATTTTGAGGGGAGACTTGCTACATTGAAGAGGCAATTTCTGTCTAGGAAGGGAGCTTAATCTAATTAGAATTACTTTATCCAGCTtgctgttttattttattttgccttCCCTCATTCTGGTCCCAGTTAGAGTTGATTGGGAAGACTggaattaattttctttagagGAAAGGTAGGAAGGAAAGAATACTTAATAGGTAAGGCTTCAGAGATTTGCAGATGAAAAAGATAGAATGTTATGAGAGTAAGGTTGCATAAGTTCATGGTTTAGGATGGATTCTTTTAGGTAGGTTGTTTGATATGCCTTACGGATGATGCTTGGTGTATGAGGGGGTTAATGCTAAATTTCTAAGATCCTTTGTCTTGGCAGCAGATCAAAATCCTTCACCAACTGTTAGAGCTTTCTGGGTGGGCAAGGTCATTGGATTCCCAAAGGTTTTGCAAAAGTTTCAGTAACTATGTGTTAGAGATGGTGGTACCTTTTATGACGTACATCTACAGATGAAGCTTAGGAGGTTCTTTTTCCCCTAGTCTTCACTAGTTAGGAGTTTTTGTGTCCCTCCCAAGGAATTATTTTGCTCAATCAGCTCCTTGGGGTAAAATTCTCACCATTGATCAGTTAATACAGATGAGAAAGGAAATTATGGCACAAGAAATAGTTTCAGATTGAAAAAATCTATCATGCCtttcacaataaaaataataataataaattcacaCATTGAACCGCTTTATGGATTGATGCTAGTTTATTTGCTTCAAAGCAGCTTAAAATACCAGCTGGAGGTAAATTAtgtcataaaacatcaaaaattatatataaagaaaaagaggCTACAAAAGAAGGTAATAACCTTGCATTCTGTTTGCCCTGGCCTTTCTGGAaattcttccttttccttttccttcacCTTCTCCTTAGCAACCTTCAAAATAAGGATATGCAAAAAAGCCAGTACACAAAATTCAGTAAACATAAATCATTTCCAATTATTCAAGACCAACAAAATCAATATTCAAATCCTAAAACAGCCAAAATTTCTTTATAAGCCTTTATAAGATGCTAGCACCTTAAAAGGAATAGCTTTCAGTGTTACATCTACAGCTTCATTTTacccttaatttaatttgaactGTCAAACTAATCGACGCCAACAGATGAACAAAACCTGCGCTACAAAACTAAAAGAGAAAATGATCCAACTCAAATTCATCAATCTAcactaaaagagaaaaatgatctAACTCAAATTCATCAATCATCAGACTACTCCTTAACTGGAAAACTatcttcaacaaacataaatgtTCATCTTCTGCAACCAGTCAAAAATCCCTTTAACAAACTGCCACCTAACTGATCAATCTATACGTAAGTGAGAaaactaatatttatcattCGCCACATTCAGAAAATATGAACAGAAACTGCGCCGATCTCAACCGAAACAATCCATAATAACAGTCAAAGTCAATCTACAAAAGATACCTGGTTCTTCCTTCTAATCGGGTGATTGAACTTGCAATTGGATCCAAACTTACACGTCCCAGTCCGAAGATAAAAGGAACAGTCCACCGCATCCGGCCTCACCGGATACTGAAACCTGGCACTCTTGTCATCCTTGGCCGCCGATTCGTCCTCAAGATTCTCGCACTGCTCCTCCTCATCATCACTTGCTTTCACCTCACCGTTGGATTCACTCTCCTCATCCTCCTCCTTCTCCTCCTCCCTCTCCTCCAAAGCGAGAGATTCAAAAACAGGCTCATGTTGCTCCAAAGCGAGAGATTCAACAACAGGCTCATGTTGCTCCAAAGCGAGAGATTCAACAACAGGCTCATGTTGCTCCAAAGCGAGAGATTCAACAACAGGCTCGTGTTGCTCCAACACTAGAGACAGGAATTCCTGGTTGAGCTTCTCAACATCAGGCTGGGGAGGAGACGAAGGCCGGAGCCCTAACCCTAACTCATCTTCATTGGGAATTGAAACGGTGTTTTCAGAGCCGTCCATTCTCCCTCCACATTTCAAAACCCTAATTAtggaggaagagagagagagagagagagagagagagagagagagagagagagagaaagcccCCTTTTTTTTGGTGTGAAGAAATGTAAGAGATGAGCGAGGGGCGAAGAGAGAACAAAAAGCGGAGGAAAAAGGTGTTACTTTTTgcagttacattttttttttttttttttaatatcgaAGAAGAATAATACGTATTTGTGTAgtagaaataaataaacaaaagcaaggagggggggggggggggtgaaacGTAGGTGGGcgagaagagagagagatgatGGACGTGTAAGAATCTGAACAGAGGAATGGCCAATTGAAATGAGCCAACAGTTATGTACTGTGTGTTCCGTACAACGCGTTTTCTTTCAAACAAGTCCCTCCCTTTCTACCTGGGTAGTGACGTCATGtccatttccaaatttagtaTTTGATTGGCTATTTTCTTGTAACAATGAGTGTGGAATTGTAAAATATCCACGCAAAATagtagagaaaatatttttaaagctGTCTCCGCTAAAAGAGTTAGTGATTTTAAATGACAAAAGGTCCTTAAACCTTCCCAACAGGCCTAAAGAATCCATTTCTATGCTGGGGAACTCAAAAAAACTAGACTACCACCAAATAATAGCAAGAGGCCCACCATCAGAAATCTGGTTAGAGGTCTCCTCCCTGACGGCCTACAATGAATCCAGCGTGGGCGTGCCCTGTGAAACCTGAGCATGAGTTGGAAGCCTAGTGATGGAATTAGAATACATCTCTGACCTGCACAATAGAATCCTCAGTTTGATCTAATGGATGAGGGGGAACAGGTAATTTCAAGACTCCAAGCAATTGCTCTggttgaactaaataaaaatgggCCCAATGAAGACCCAGGACAAAAGAGATTTTAGCTgttaaaaaggagaagaaaaattacAGGGGAAAACCTAACACTAACTTTGAACCTAGGCCTAACCCTGTCAATGGAACAACAGTTTCACTAACCCCCACCCCAGCCCACCAATTCCCATGTTAAATTACATCCCTCCTTTTTAATTATCCACCCCCCtgtttttctttcaaacttttatccTCTGGCCTTCTTTGCAGAATGACCAGTCTTCCGCTTGTGACGACTGAAGTCGGATACAAATCTGAACGTTTGCCCACAGCCTGCCTCGGTGCAAATGTAAGGCCGGGCGCCTGTGTGAACCCTGATGTGCTCTGTCCTAGCCCACGCCCACTTGAATGTCATCTTGCAGCCCTTCCAGGGACACTTGAGGGGACGATCATCAATGTGGACTCGCCGATGCTGCACTAAGTATTTGTGCGAGAAGAACTTCTTTCCACACCCCTTCACTGGACAGATGTTCTTTTTATGCAATGCCAGCTCTGGCTTCGAGCTGAAACTCATGGTGCACCCTTCCATGTCACACTGGTACTCTTCTTCCTCGTCTTGTATCTTTGCATTGTTGTGGTTGCCTGGTGCCTTGGCTGCTGGAGCTTTCTTTGCCTTTTTCCTAGCTGATATGTTCTTGGCACCTACTTCTGAGTCACTTTGGTATTCTTCCTCCTCCCTCATCTTAAAGCTAGCTGGAGCCTTCAGGACAGGAGTTTTCTTCACCTTTCTCCTACCTGTTTGCTTCTTTACTACTGGTTTGGCTTCCAACTCTTTGGGAGGTTTTGGGTTTCTCCTCCGGAGGCGTGTGCTTGGTCCACCTTCCAGCTCATCTTCAACATAATTATCAAACTCTCTGGCGCTTTGCTCACAACTGTTCCGACGCCGAGGAGTCTCTTGTTTCACTTGCTTGCTTCTAAGAATCCTTGTCCTCTGCTGATGAGAATTATCATCCGGTGCATCATCTGAATCACTAACCGGATCTTCTCTCTCTGGACGATTGGCTTTCTTAGTTGATCCATTCTCTACCATCATTTTCCTCTTCCTACCAGACTTTCTGGGTGCAGAGCTTGTTTCAGCTTTCCGGCTACTTTCTGATTTTCTCTCAGGCTTCTCATCAGGCTTTTTTACCCAAACATGGAAGTTTCTATCTTCCTCTTGTTCTTCAGGATCCTTTTGTGCTAGAAGGGGATGAACTTGATTTGACATCCAAACTTTCCCACACCATTTCCCTGCCACTACAATCTTTTTCTGCTTGCCAGGCCCTCTCCCATAAACATCAGGTGCTGTGGATGAGTTAGCCGAACTGCGCCCAAATACATTGTATATAACAGAGTTGTATGGCATCTGCTTAATATAGAGAGGAGAGCGGCTCAGATTAGCACTGTAATAGAGATTGACACCCAACTTTACAGCCCAGTCGCCATTTCCAGGTATGCATTCCTCACTATCCAAAGCTGATTGAATCATCTCACCATCCTCTTTAGTTGCATCTCTGTACACAAAATCATTCCAGAGATAATCTATTCCAAGATCTTCTGCCACTAATTTTGCTTCAGCCTCCACCTTGGGATAATCTgcaaatttatttccaaaatcaTGAACGATTAGAGGGACCCATAACAAAACATGTAAAATCAATGATAAGAGATTTCACCATTTATATCAGATATGGATAAATAAGTCAATTACAAGCTGACACAAAGAATGAAAAGATAGAGAGGGGTGGGCGGGGGAATATTAATAAGTGAAGGACAGCAATTCTATCAAAAGCAGAAAATGCTTTTAAGTTTTCACACATGGTATATGCCAGatcattttaattgtttctttacTTAACCAGCTGTTATACCACTCAATAATTCACACAAGTTCAGGGTGAGTAATGTTAGATCATATGTAAAGTAAATGAGCCTTCCACCCATGCAAGGAAGACAATAATACCACCACCTAGCATAGATTCATCTCTTCAGCCAATACTTATAGAAATATCCCCTTACAGAACTGAGATCGCCccatttattaatataataaaattcacATACCACAAGGTAAATTGAAGATTATCACTACAAACTTCTTGTGTTCCCTctattcataaataataatcaaacaTTCTTTGCTTTTCATTGTCTGATTAAGCTTTATACGCACAAGGTCATttacaaaagaaagagaaacaatagGGAGAATATCCATACAATATAAGAAGTATCTGAgcataaatgatattttatcatACCTGGATGGCAAAGTAGCAACATATTCACTCCACCTATTGGACGAAGTTGCTGCTCTACTTCTACAGCATGCTCAAGACAGAAGACATGAATTCTAGAATAATCTTCATCAGATCTTGGAGCAAATGACATGTTTGTATTCTCTACTGGGACAATGGCATTGCTAAACTTTGCTCTTTCAGCATCATGGCCAACTGGGGAATATTTGGAAGTGGCCCATGATATGGCTAATGGATCTCTAAATATACCTTCTGAACTATTTGATTCAGTAGAAGCAAGATTATCTGCTTCCAACTCCACAGAACAATCAGAAGCATGATGACTTCTGTCCTTGAAATTTGCTCTTTCATGTATATTATTTGCATAAGAATCAACAATCTGCAGAGGAACTTCATCCCCACAAACAAGCCTTGAAAAAGAGAGACTCTCACCCCTGGTTGCACCAGCATAATGGTCCCGCTTAATAGAAGGCAATCCATTATTATCACATTGAAATTTGCTTTCCAACAAACAGTTTCTTGGGCTAATTTCATCAGTATAGACAGGAATATCTGGCTCAAGCTGATCTTCCTCGGAATCAGACGAATTGGCATAAGTTAAGGCTAATAGACCAAGAGCAGAAGTGTTTTTCTGTGTTTCAGTATTTGAAACCACTTCATTATTTTGATCTGCTGTTTGAATCTGATAATTAGCAGACTGAATAGGGACATCAAATAAAGCATTTGGAACCTGCTTTCTCATCCATCCTgtattcaaaaaacaaaaatgtgtgAGTTTAAAACAAGAACCTGCCAAACAAGAATAGACAAACATAGATGTTAGCAGAAAGTTATGCAGGTTGAATGCAACAATGAATTTATGCAACATAATGAGCGGTCTGAGTCAATTATGAAATTTAGACAATCTCATTCAGACTGCAAAATTTATGATCAATAATTCCATAACCAAAAGAAAGGTATTGTAAGGCAACTTAGCAGTCAATTACCATGATATGAGGTTAACATCAAAACCAAACCGAACTTCTCCACTGGTTAATTGTATGAGAGAGTGGGGGGGAACTATTTAGCTTTTTCCTCTCTTCTGCAACAAGTGGGAAGGAGACATTTCATGGCAATGTTAACGTTGATATGGATTTATAGCGCTTCTCTTGTAAAGAGGACTTCTGgttcctacattttctcatgCTAATGATGCGCTAAGTGAGGGAGAGAGGTTTTACATTGGTGTCAGTTTATTTGGTTGTCTGCATTAAAATAACCCTCATTTATTACTATTTGTTTTCCTCCAAAGACAATGTAAATTCTTATGCTTCTGCTCTACTTAGAAAATACAACCTAATCCCTTTAGTTTTAGATTCAAAATGCCAAGGTGGAATTGCTAGTTCACCCCTCCTCAAGGTTACAAGCCTATCAAAGGATTAAAACCTATCTCCAAAATAAGGGAAACGAAAACAAAAGAACTTAGCAAATTGAGGAACAGAAATTGACTAGACCAGTTGGTACTTAACTATGATACAATGGAAAATGACAGAAaggacacacacacacaaaagggGACAAAGAGTTGCAATTTAGAtgtaaggatgaaaatatcagttttCACATATATATCAGTAgttggattttatggatatattgggaaattttgataaaaaaataataataaaaaatgatcaaaattcaTGGAATGTTAgggaaaactccaaaaaaatgattaaaaaaaaacaataatacatACATTGAAGTAGTTTTaaggaagaaatttatatatgtataataaatttataatattaggCAATAATATACCAAATTTGAAGTCACATTagtagtaaaataataatatatttagtttgaatatattgaaggatataaaaaaatgtttatatatacaagtattttttatttaaaataaaatatttatttataaatttatattcatcCTATAATTAATTACTACAAAAAAGATATcataagataatttaaaattaactcatgtataatatatatatctgtgtgtgtgtgtgtgtgtatgacTTGGTAGTGTGCATTTTGGTGCGTGATTTTTAATATCCTAGAGATAATGAATTCCACATCAGAAATGGGATACAAAACATAGTCTTATTTAATAAGGCAGTTCCATATGAGCATTCAAAACTCATTGTTGGGTTGGGCTTCACTAGAGCTAGTCACATGTGGGCTTTGCTTGATTCATCTCTACCAGCCCATTattacaataataaattttgacattaaatgagaaaaagaaaagtggtGCCAAGGCTGATGTGGCAATGAAAAATCagcaaaaaatcaaaatatcggTAAATATCATAATATCACCAATAAATCGGCAAAAATTTGCATGATCAACATTTCCCTCCCATTGATCATGTCAAGCCCAACCAATAAGCAATTTTTCGAtgaaatatcggcgatatatagCAATAGTTTCATCCTTGCTAAGATGACAGAGGTGGAaagatgaaattattaaaagtaataCCTAAAAGAGTGGTCATCTTATCAAGTGGGATGTTGTTTGTAGGCCAAAGGAGTTGGGAGATTTGGGATTTGAGAAGACTTTCTTGAGAAATAATGCTCTTTTAGGAAAATGgttttggaggttccctagggaaatgagtggtctttggcataaggttattacGAGCATTTATGgaacacatcctaatggatgggacaccaacatggtggttagatggtcacacagatgtccttggaaggctattgttCAAGTTTTTCAGGATTTCCCCCCATATATCCGCCTAGTGGTAGGCAATGGGAAGAGAATctatttttgggaagatctaCGGTGGGGTAACCAACTTTTGTGCTCTCAATTTCCTAGTTTTGATAAGAgttatttatgtgaaaaacctcactatCTCAATTGCCCTTGGCAATTCCTATTCActctcttggaattttaattttcgtCACAATCTCCCTAATACAGAAATTGAACTCCTTCAAGACACTCATGTCCACCCTTAGTTCAGTGTATTTTTCTCCTTCTATAGCAGATTCAAGAGCTTGGTCTTTATCCTCATCAAGCTTGTTTACaattaaatcttttttcttggccttgtcaaatTTCTCAAATCCTGTCTTGTTCCTTATGACTAAGTTTTTGTGGAGAtcaaaagccccttcaaaggttaaggcccttgCTTGGTTAGTagtacatgggaaggtaaacaccaatgacaagcTACAAtcgagaagaccctacaaatccctTTGTCCTCAGTGGTGCATTCTATGCAAAGGAAATGAAGAATCGATTGAccacatttttcttcattgcccttTAACTATTGGGTTTTGGCACAAGCTCTTCAATCTAGCAGGGTTGGATTGGGTTCCACCAAAGAGTATTGAGGACATGATGATTGTTGCAATTAAATCTttagaggcaagacactttggcaaatcgctTGTCTCACtttgttgtggattgtgtggCAAGAGAAAAAcgctaggattttttaggataaagggAGATCAGAAGGAATGATATGggatttacttcatttatattCCTCTCTATGGGCCTCTTGTACTGctgcttttagaggagttcctcttaGTGTTTTAAAACTCAACTAGACTGCAATTTGtgattcaaaagtttgagataaTTGGTGATTATCTTTGTATATAGTTTTCTATAAAGGGGTGTATTCTTACTTTGATTAGATTCTGTATTTTGAGgaaaggacctctcatccttctcttgtatctTTGCTACTATTAACacatatttcttcaattctgattaaaacaaaaaaaaaaaaaaaagataca is part of the Vitis riparia cultivar Riparia Gloire de Montpellier isolate 1030 chromosome 17, EGFV_Vit.rip_1.0, whole genome shotgun sequence genome and harbors:
- the LOC117904990 gene encoding lysine-specific demethylase REF6-like; amino-acid sequence: MPGSAFVPVSSKKWRETGEAVTVGETAWNMRGISRAKGSLLRFMKEEIPGVTSPMVYVAMMFSWFAWHVEDHDLHSLNYLHMGAGKTWYGVPREAAVAFEEVVRVHGYGGEINPLVTFAVLGEKTTVMSPEVFVSAGIPCCRLVQNPGEFVVTFPRAYHSGFSHGFNCGEAANIATPEWLRVAKDAAIRRASINYPPMVSHFQLLYDLALALCSRIPMSISVEPRSSRLKDKKRGEGETVVKELFVQNIMQNNDLLHILGKGSSIVLLPKRSSDISVCPNLRVGSSSRVKPRLSLGLCNLEEAMKTSKSIVSDDSDMGMNHDFEHLRGFYSVKGKFASSCDRDKLHLSHGNDNGSALTSQTQNMETKIESISHGDGLSDQALFSCVTCGILSFACVALIQPREAAARYLMSADCSFFNDWIVGSGPSGVANEDFTGVSGDVHNSELNSCSGWMRKQVPNALFDVPIQSANYQIQTADQNNEVVSNTETQKNTSALGLLALTYANSSDSEEDQLEPDIPVYTDEISPRNCLLESKFQCDNNGLPSIKRDHYAGATRGESLSFSRLVCGDEVPLQIVDSYANNIHERANFKDRSHHASDCSVELEADNLASTESNSSEGIFRDPLAISWATSKYSPVGHDAERAKFSNAIVPVENTNMSFAPRSDEDYSRIHVFCLEHAVEVEQQLRPIGGVNMLLLCHPDYPKVEAEAKLVAEDLGIDYLWNDFVYRDATKEDGEMIQSALDSEECIPGNGDWAVKLGVNLYYSANLSRSPLYIKQMPYNSVIYNVFGRSSANSSTAPDVYGRGPGKQKKIVVAGKWCGKVWMSNQVHPLLAQKDPEEQEEDRNFHVWVKKPDEKPERKSESSRKAETSSAPRKSGRKRKMMVENGSTKKANRPEREDPVSDSDDAPDDNSHQQRTRILRSKQVKQETPRRRNSCEQSAREFDNYVEDELEGGPSTRLRRRNPKPPKELEAKPVVKKQTGRRKVKKTPVLKAPASFKMREEEEYQSDSEVGAKNISARKKAKKAPAAKAPGNHNNAKIQDEEEEYQCDMEGCTMSFSSKPELALHKKNICPVKGCGKKFFSHKYLVQHRRVHIDDRPLKCPWKGCKMTFKWAWARTEHIRVHTGARPYICTEAGCGQTFRFVSDFSRHKRKTGHSAKKARG
- the LOC117904991 gene encoding zinc finger CCCH domain-containing protein 67-like isoform X1; translation: MDGSENTVSIPNEDELGLGLRPSSPPQPDVEKLNQEFLSLVLEQHEPVVESLALEQHEPVVESLALEQHEPVVESLALEQHEPVFESLALEEREEEKEEDEESESNGEVKASDDEEEQCENLEDESAAKDDKSARFQYPVRPDAVDCSFYLRTGTCKFGSNCKFNHPIRRKNQVAKEKVKEKEKEEFPERPGQTECKYYLRTGGCKFGKACRYNHTKAKPSAVPVLELNFLGLPIRMGEKECPYYMRTGSCKYGANCRFNHPDPTAAGGYEPPSGYGNGGSVPLQGASQSNMASWSSPRALNEPAPFVPIMFSPTQGVPPPNPEWNGYQAPLYPPPPPERSMHPPPAFVINNTATDANVYGHHQQQQQSLIEDFPERPGQPECSYFLKTGDCKFRAACKYHHPKNRIPKSPPCTLSDKGLPLRPDQNICTHYNRYGICKFGPACKFDHPVNYGNSASAPSVESGQDQPPPFGGSVTADGVRPGSGNGNEILIQQPV
- the LOC117904991 gene encoding zinc finger CCCH domain-containing protein 67-like isoform X2, producing the protein MDGSENTVSIPNEDELGLGLRPSSPPQPDVEKLNQEFLSLVLEQHEPVVESLALEQHEPVVESLALEQHEPVFESLALEEREEEKEEDEESESNGEVKASDDEEEQCENLEDESAAKDDKSARFQYPVRPDAVDCSFYLRTGTCKFGSNCKFNHPIRRKNQVAKEKVKEKEKEEFPERPGQTECKYYLRTGGCKFGKACRYNHTKAKPSAVPVLELNFLGLPIRMGEKECPYYMRTGSCKYGANCRFNHPDPTAAGGYEPPSGYGNGGSVPLQGASQSNMASWSSPRALNEPAPFVPIMFSPTQGVPPPNPEWNGYQAPLYPPPPPERSMHPPPAFVINNTATDANVYGHHQQQQQSLIEDFPERPGQPECSYFLKTGDCKFRAACKYHHPKNRIPKSPPCTLSDKGLPLRPDQNICTHYNRYGICKFGPACKFDHPVNYGNSASAPSVESGQDQPPPFGGSVTADGVRPGSGNGNEILIQQPV